In Zingiber officinale cultivar Zhangliang chromosome 1A, Zo_v1.1, whole genome shotgun sequence, the DNA window GGACATTTGCAGATCAGTCGTCAAGAAGATTGCATGGTTATCTCAAATATGACTCCTTCGAGGTTTGCGACAACCGATCTAGTACCTTGCACTTCGCTGATCTGCATTCCATGCTTGAGAGCTTCATCGACAATCATCGCGTCCATACTGTTTAAAGGAGGTGTGGAAAGATACTTTCAGTTAGCATTTTGCTTGGGCATAATCCATTGAGTGCCGATATTAAAAATATGGATCAGAGCTTAAACTAGAAAAATATGATTTCCATCAATTAGTTTCAGCCATTGTATTAGAATATAATAAAATGCAACAGCTCTAAGTCTACACGATGGTGATGGGATAATATTGGAATGGCGAGGTTTAGAGCCAAGCTCATTTGAAAGAAGCTCTAGTACCATATCAATGTTGCGAGGGGCATATCAATGAAAAAACAGAATGAATGAAGACTAAACCACCGAATCGAATTGCCTTCGTTTGATACATATTTTGCTATTTACAAACTTCATCAAATCGGTTAACTACTTGAACTGCATCTCTGCTGGGATATTTGAATCTCCaaaggaacaaaataacaataaaaGTTCAACTACTTTACCACTTGTTCCTAGCATGTTCTGTTTACTAATAGCATTTTATAACAAGCCTTAGATGAAGAATAATGGACTAATCAACAAAGTTTATGGGATTAACTGACTTATATGTACTGTCAATTTAAACTCAAGTGTTTTGCAACTGTGGTTGAAACAAAGTTAAAGACCCAATTATCCTATGCAGACACCTTGTGGCATTTTGGTATTAAAACAGATACCATCTTTAATCACATTgaattgtttgaaaaatgttgttCAGAAACTTTGGATCTTAATggagatttgaaatctttactGGAAGTTTATGAATCATGACATCCTATTTTAGcctgaaaattggagttgtgagCTAATGAAGAGGAGACTAGATGATAAAATTGCTATTAAGTAGGGCTTAAGTATTTTGATCAATTGTTGGACCAAACAAAGCTAATAAGTTAGTTATCTTATTTGGATGGGTTGTAATATAATTGAAAGTAAATTCTCATTTCAGTAGTGTTAGGACAATGTTAAGAGAGTCCAAGCTGTAGATgaatacaaacaaaaacaaacaaggtAATGTCAGATGACTGAAAGGAATAAGCTTATGGCAACAAAATGCTTGAAAGTAATAAGCTTACTTCTTCGCTCGAGATACGTATGCAAGTATAAATTTGCACTTGCCACCCCTAAAAAGCAGAAGCTTCTCTACAGTATTGAAAAGAGGAGGGATGCTGGACTGTTGGAAGCTTTAGATAATGTCAAGGAAAGAAACATGACTTCTGAGTATggaacaattaaaataaaaaataatccagAAATATAAAAGATATAAATGTCAGCGCCAAGAACAAGATCAAATCCTGCAGGGTGCTCCTGCAAAATTTTGCTCAACTGGTCACTGTTTCCCCATTCTAATTTCAGAGCACTTAATCCTGCAAATAAAATGAGTCAAGCCACATTATTTCAAGTGCCTACTTAGCAACAAACATTACTCTTGCTAGAGAAATAATGTAGTTGAAAAGAATATATAAACTTTTATCAGTtttcaagaaaagaatatattacTGTTAAAAAGCTTAGCTCCCTTACCAGCAGAACATGGATCATCTAATGATGACTGAAGTTCTATATTTTTCCTTATTATCTGAGACGAAAAAGGAAAACATCAGGAcataaaatcaaataataactGGCCAAGGAATAGAGAAAGAAGTGCCACCTGACTAATTAAAGATATCCTTCTTTATTGCTTTATAGTACGTATTGATCAATTACTAACTTATCAAACTGCTATCACTTTCTTTGCAGTTGTCTAATCAAAATAAAGATTAACAGAACATCTTGATAGAAAATGTCTAATCAACGAAAAAATTGTAAAATGTAAAGTATTGAGGTTCCACCAAACCACAAAATGTACTAACAAGACGAGTTTGGACCTTGCCTCGAGAACTTCCACATTGTGGTCAGTTAGTACAATCTCACGGCAGAATCTACTGCATAAAATACCAGTGATTCCTGTTAAAGAAATGCATAATTAGTTCACTAGTATTTCACAGAAGATAAAGGCAAGCTGTTGCAAGCTTACCAATTCCAGATCCTAACTCTATAATTGAACATCCATGGAGCATTCCGGCATTCTCTGTAAGGTAATTGTTTAGCAAAACTGCACCAGGCCACACAACTTGTCCTGTAAGATCATAATCGGCTGCCAAAAAAATTGTTACAAACAAACAAAATCATTCTTCTCTCAAGCAGCACAATACTAAATAAATATGAAAGAAGACAACCAGTTTATAGGCAGACCGCAGACCCAGTTTAATATTAATACTAAAGTACAAATTTTAGTTGGGATTAACATAGCTTGTTGAAATAATAAGTGTATACTTCTTTATCTTTTTAATCAACTGAATACACTTGAAACCTACTCAACTTTATCTACAGTTTGAAATTGGAAAAGATTAGCCCCAACTTTGAGAAACTACAAATCTAGAAACAACATGCTCATAAGGGAGGCAATCCAAATCCGACAAAACCACAACAAAACAAAAATGGTTATCAGTTTaatagttcagtttcagtttgaAATATAGTGAAAATTTACATTTAAGTTCAGTTTCATCTTGGGACAATGGCAAGCCAATGTGTCAACCCAAGCCAATCGAACTGATAAGAAATTATGAGGACATATGCAAATACATTTATCTGTCAAACCAAATGAATAAGATCAGCTAGGTTTCTGAAGCTTATctgtttttccattttttttgctttagtttaaaaattttcagctttaaaatttcaatttggTTTTGGATATCTTCCGTAGACCAATAAGCTGAACTGTGCTCGGCCCTATTTTCTTGTGTGTAACAAATCTATCCATCGGAGAAGTTCATGCTATCTTCACTACTATGCTTTCTAGTTCATATGGCCAAATGTACCCTTATGTAGATGAGTTGTACACGAAGTTAAATTAAGAGCTTAGTAATTATGCTCCATTTTCAGGAACATGAATAAATCTAGCACTAACACTTTGAATTGATATGTGAAAAGTATTAACACTTCTATCATGAAGTCGATACTCTGAATTGTTAAGTGACTTAATATTGCTGACTTGTTGTGCCAAGTAAGCAACCTAGTCAATGTTTAATTCAACCTTAAAAACCTGACCAGTCGAACCTCATGATATCCCACCAACCAAAGCAATTAAGGTTTTACTACGTTTACTTGGTGGGTATATTGACATGGAATTTAATGTCAAATTAGAATTTGACCTAATAGCAATTTAATAAGGTGCTAATTTGTTACACAACCGAAGTAGTGTCTATATAGTGAAAGATGTAAGTCGTGATAAATAATAAATGTATATGATGTATGTGAATTAGAAGTTAAATTGTAAAGTAGACGATCTAAAAGTTGAACCAACCTAGAACCATAATTCTAGTATTGACATTTGATTATAGTATGTTGATTAAGGGTGCAATTGGTGAAGCTAAACCGAGTCTTGATCTTGTAATGGTATGCCAAAATTAACAGTATTACTTTGTCTTGATTTTACTCGATTCTTGTAGGCTTTAAGATTATCAATGAACAACTCGTGATTCACCGGCCAAAATCATAATCAAATGGgataacaaaagaaaagaaaagaaaagaaaagcggAACATACTGGAAGCGGAGCGAAGACATAGTAGGCGGAGGGAATGACGCCCGAAAGTGAAGGTCGTGAGCTCGTAGCTAAACCAGAGCCAGAAAACAGGGTTTATGAGTAACCAAGCAGAAATAAAAAGATGAAGAAAGAGACATGTGTGGAAGGAACAATACTCGCGGTTGACGAAGATGGAATCACCCAAGCAGATCGTGTCGTCATCGCTTTCCTCCATCGCGCAAATCGCGTGGCAAACCCTGCTGCTGTCCGTCGCCGCTGCACTCCAGCACAGCTGGCGCTTCAACCTGCAACGAAAAAGCAATAGGGGAAGAAAGACTGCGAAGCCCATGTAGTAATCGACTGGGCCGAGAAGCCCGCACCGATTGTTCTAACTTTTCactttgcccaaaataatttcataaatagCAATCCAGTTATTTGTCCTCTTTCAAAAAGGctccacctttttttttttttttttttttttttgacaaaaccaTATCCTCCAATGAACTCCCCAACATATCAACGTCAGGTTCGCCGGCAGCCAGAGACACCGAATCGCACAGAGGTGGAGCTATGAGAGAGACAGAGAACACCGCGTCGCGGTCTCTGTCGAGGAATACACTAGCGCAAGTCATCCACTCTCGTAGCTGTCAGCTTCTCCAGCCGCCATGGACGTCAGATCTCG includes these proteins:
- the LOC122022805 gene encoding protein N-lysine methyltransferase METTL21A-like isoform X2, whose protein sequence is MGFAVFLPLLLFRCRLKRQLCWSAAATDSSRVCHAICAMEESDDDTICLGDSIFVNRDYELTTFTFGRHSLRLLCLRSASTDYDLTGQVVWPGAVLLNNYLTENAGMLHGCSIIELGSGIGITGILCSRFCREIVLTDHNVEVLEIIRKNIELQSSLDDPCSAGLSALKLEWGNSDQLSKILQEHPAGFDLVLGADI
- the LOC122022805 gene encoding protein N-lysine methyltransferase METTL21A-like isoform X1, producing MGFAVFLPLLLFRCRLKRQLCWSAAATDSSRVCHAICAMEESDDDTICLGDSIFVNRDYELTTFTFGRHSLRLLCLRSASTDYDLTGQVVWPGAVLLNNYLTENAGMLHGCSIIELGSGIGITGILCSRFCREIVLTDHNVEVLEIIRKNIELQSSLDDPCSAGLSALKLEWGNSDQLSKILQEHPAGFDLVLGADICFQQSSIPPLFNTVEKLLLFRGGKCKFILAYVSRAKNMDAMIVDEALKHGMQISEVQGTRSVVANLEGVIFEITMQSS